From Rutidosis leptorrhynchoides isolate AG116_Rl617_1_P2 chromosome 3, CSIRO_AGI_Rlap_v1, whole genome shotgun sequence, a single genomic window includes:
- the LOC139898379 gene encoding glucan endo-1,3-beta-glucosidase 14-like has protein sequence MMILRSFSRYFLLLLVIIVQKGHVTAKPFTGTYGINYGRLANNIPSPKDVVRLLKAAKIKNVRIYDYDKNVLDAFRGSGLDLVIGLPNENVKDLSNSADHALTWVKDYVQAYVPDTHIVGIAVGNEVLGGGDSDLQSALYGAIKNIYNATQKLNLDRVVQITTAHSQNVFGNSYPPSSCVFRQDVEQNMKKILELFSQIGSPFCLNAYPFLAYMGSPDQIDINYALFQKTDGIYDEKWKLHYDNMLDAQIDAAYAALENVGYKKMEVIVTETGWASRGDSNEGAATPENAKIYNYNLRKRLAKRKGTPRRPKSMLKAYIFALFNENSKPGPTSERNFGLYKPDGTISLDIGFPALKSSSAISSRLSIKAFRARSWHWSYTLVLTACSSALFMFL, from the exons ATGATGATTTTGCGATCATTCAGTCGATATTTTCTTCTGCTTTTGGTAATTATAGTTCAAAAAG GACATGTGACAGCTAAACCTTTCACAGGGACTTATGGAATAAATTATGGAAGATTAGCGAATAATATCCCTTCTCCTAAGGATGTTGTTAGGCTTCTTAAAGCTGCTAAGATAAAGAACGTACGAATTTATGATTATGATAAGAATGTTCTAGATGCATTTAGGGGGAGCGGTCTGGATTTGGTGATCGGACTTCCTAACGAAAACGTGAAAGATCTGAGTAATAGTGCTGATCATGCCCTTACTTGGGTCAAAGATTATGTGCAAGCGTACGTCCCCGATACACATATCGTTGGAATCGCTGTTGGAAATGAAGTTTTGGGAGGGGGTGATTCAGATCTGCAGTCGGCTTTGTACGGTGCTATTAAAAATATATACAATGCAACACAAAAGCTGAATTTGGATCGTGTTGTTCAGATAACAACTGCACATTCACAGAATGTGTTTGGTAATTCATACCCTCCATCTTCATGTGTCTTTAGACAAGATGTTGAACAAAACATGAAGAAGATACTAGAGTTATTTAGTCAAATAGGGTCCCCGTTTTGTTTAAACGCGTACCCTTTTTTAGCTTACATGGGTAGTCCGGATCAGATTGATATAAATTATGCTCTTTTTCAAAAAACTGATGGAATTTATGATGAAAAGTGGAAACTTCATTATGATAACATGCTTGATGCACAAATTGATGCGGCTTATGCTGCGTTGGAAAATGTTGGGTATAAGAAAATGGAGGTTATAGTGACGGAAACGGGATGGGCGTCTCGGGGAGATTCAAATGAAGGTGCTGCAACACCTGAAAATGCGAAGATTTATAATTATAATCTGCGTAAAAGGCTTGCTAAGAGGAAAGGGACCCCACGTAGGCCAAAGTCTATGTTGAAGGCGTATATTTTTGCTTTGTTTAATGAGAATTCAAAGCCTGGTCCAACTTCTGAAAGGAACTTTGGTCTGTACAAACCCGATGGGACGATTTCGTTAGATATTGGGTTTCCAGCGTTGAAGTCTTCATCTGCAATTTCATCTCGCCTATCAATTAAG GCATTTCGAGCTCGAAGTTGGCATTGGTCATATACCTTGGTCTTAACCGCATGTTCATCAGCTCTTTTTATGTTTCTATGA
- the LOC139901929 gene encoding uncharacterized protein, with product MTTNSTLHQSDADDVNSPNHPLFLHQQDHPGLILISKKLTESDNYSSWRRSIMIALNAKNKLKIITGEFTEANVQLLHKALWERTNDMIISWILNTVTDQIDCTVEVYYQKLKGFWDELDALETPYTCTCSCTCTCENGKVNGERDQMKRLMKFLMGLDESYSNIRGQILLMQPLPPVAKAYGMLRQEEKQRKIVVPKVSISAAISAQSGIRHYSTNTSKWNSNRPSYNSTPARNSTFKKGIICCNCGLEGHTKEECYKLVGYPIGHSLHDKYRPPNKTNSSIT from the exons ATGACGACTAATTCAACACTACATCAATCTGATGCTGACGATGTCAATTCTCCTAATCATCCACTATTTCTTCATCAACAGGATCATCCAGGTTTGATTCTCATCTCGAAGAAACTAACCGAATCTGACAATTACAGTTCATGGCGACGATCAATCATGATTGCTCTTAATGCAAAGAACAAACTCAAAATTATTACGGGTGAATTCACAGAAGCTAATGTTCAACTTTTGCATAAAGCACTTTGGGAGAGAACAAACGATATGATCATCTCTTGGATTCTCAACACCGTCACAGATCAAATTG ACTGCACAGTTGAGGTTTATTACCAGAAATTGAAAGGTTTTTGGGATGAACTTGATGCACTTGAAACTCCATACACTTGTACTTGCAGTTGCACCTGCACATGTGAAAATGGAAAAGTTAATGGTGAAAGAGATCAAATGAAGAGGCTAATGAAATTCCTAATGGGACTTGATGAATCCTACTCCAATATCAGAGGCCAAATTCTCTTAATGCAACCATTACCACCTGTAGCAAAAGCATATGGCATGTTAAGGCAAGAAGAAAAGCAAAGAAAGATTGTTGTACCAAAAGTATCCATCTCTGCAGCAATATCTGCACAATCCGGTATTAGACACTACTCCACCAATACTTCAAAATGGAACTCAAACAGACCTTCTTACAATTCAACACCTGCAAGAAATAGCACATTCAAGAAAGGGATTATCTGTTGCAATTGTGGTTTAGAAGGACACACCAAAGAGGAGTGCTATAAGCTAGTTGGATATCCCATTGGACATTCACTTCATGACAAATACAGACCACCAAATAAAACCAACTCATCCATCACATGA
- the LOC139901928 gene encoding blue copper protein-like: protein MASFNLNLSVFLAIMVASIQFHNTLAQTRHVVGDALGWTIPSGGASAYTTWASQQTFTVGDVFEFNFGDGQHDVAEVSEAAYGPCTSTNPISLTTTGPASLTLTTTGTHYYICTFTSHCQIGQKLTINVSSGATTMPPPTTPASPPTTTMPPPTTTMPPPTTSASPPTTTPTPPSAMSPMTPTEPCPPTTSPSSSPTSPRTTTTTTTTNSMAPPSPPNSGANSFATIIPATFLAIGLAILNI from the coding sequence ATGGCAAGCTTCAATTTGAACCTTTCGGTGTTCTTGGCCATAATGGTTGCATCGATACAGTTTCACAACACCTTGGCACAAACCAGACACGTCGTAGGTGATGCCTTGGGATGGACCATTCCTTCCGGTGGCGCCAGTGCTTACACCACTTGGGCATCGCAACAAACGTTCACTGTTGGTGACGTTTTCGAATTTAACTTCGGCGACGGTCAACATGACGTCGCAGAAGTTTCTGAGGCCGCATACGGCCCGTGCACTTCAACCAATCCCATTTCTCTCACCACAACTGGTCCCGCCTCGTTAACTTTAACAACGACCGGAACCCACTATTACATTTGCACTTTCACTAGTCACTGTCAAATTGGTCAGAAGTTAACTATTAACGTCTCAAGTGGCGCAACCACCATGCCTCCACCAACAACACCGGCGTCTCCACCAACTACCACCATGCCTCCACCAACTACCACCATGCCTCCACCAACCACATCGGCGTCTCCACCAACTACCACCCCTACCCCACCGTCAGCAATGTCACCTATGACACCTACGGAACCTTGTCCACCCACCACATCTCCAAGCTCAAGCCCAACATCTCCaagaaccaccaccaccaccaccaccactaataGCATGGCTCCACCATCTCCACCTAATAGCGGAGCTAATTCTTTTGCCACCATCATACCTGCCACATTCTTGGCAATTGGTTTAGCCATCTTGAACATTTAA
- the LOC139901930 gene encoding uncharacterized protein, with product MPLGFLNQLEKFKSFYDDDTQNEEEKGDTSNPEAEGIIKFNPPDYMYLIGLGDGSDDLYPSWAECDKILIPVHFSDPEHFILLTLNLDEQRVLVYDSLKGCLKKGQLEAVFKNLSDNLPLYLKAIDYFNKKQDSQIVDYYENREDVELMIEDAPYVPMQSGGHGDCGVWV from the exons ATGCCATTGGGTTTCCTCAATCAACTGGAGAAATTCAAGTCCTTTTATGATGATGACACTCAAAATGAGGAGGAGAAGGGGGATACATCTAATCCTGAAGCAGAGGGGATCATTAAATTCAATCCCCCagattatatgtatttgattggtcttggggatggtagtgatgacctttatccatcctgggctgaatgtgataag attttgattccaGTACATTTTTCAGATCCTGAACATTTTATACTACTCACTTTGAACTTAGATGAACAGAGAGTATTAGTCTATGATAGTTTAAAGGGTTGTTTGAAAAAAGGTCAACTCGAGGCTGTCTTCAAAAACTTATCAGACAACTTGCCGTTATATTTGAAGGCTATTGATTACTTTAACAAGAAGCAGGACTCACAAATTGTTGACTATTATGAGAACAGAGAAGATGTAGAGTTGATGATCGAGGATGCACCGTATGTGCCAATgcagagtggtggccatggtgattgtggtgtttgggtctga
- the LOC139901931 gene encoding uncharacterized protein, giving the protein MSQEQVTLASLRLDHKLRKVNLASLRLAHLLRKGYVEGKLTVIPQVKKMLTERQEKLFRSTCFGPWLDLSYTGNDPGLVHAMLQRKCERSEKLDASKYPEEQQDIWFHFSPNFMIRFGRREFCLVTGFMFGSQTDMAHYIPRNYESKTAPIRRRCFPERPDASNILVSDIQNILIKKQGDVKVPKVSDDDIVRLAIILIVERAFMGKQGQHVVSKQFLWLVEDFNKVNVYPWGSRIWDATYSAVSEGFEVRESQLESGGGKAYTLAGFMWAFKIWILEAYRRTIKSFATKTDKDGVPRALFWKRSSAETFTVSDYLKLLHIMDDCPKRKRPFRSLHPSETERDEKNTQDDNQVEEELGGSLKELLQEESEQTSDPHPTQKGNKLQELLRMVNMLTKRVDDQEKELADCKKKLDDHEKRLKEQEHQEHQYADNEDAYVDPRSFSDNDTSPRVVRRGKRERRPTHFLNSPFTTPGYRKPLEKLSDEVASRVKRLKVSHQGTKEAENVLPMETEKPTEKGAEKAVDKQDENVALVSEEIEQGVDLPLVNEAEKQADQHDVSE; this is encoded by the exons atgtctcaagaacaG GTaacccttgcgtccttgcgtcttgatcATAAgttacgcaaggttaaccttgcatcCTTGCGTCTTGCACATCTgttacgcaag GGCTATGTGGAAGGTAAATTGACCGTGATTCCTCAGGTCAAGAAAATGTTGACTGAGAGACAAGAAAAATTATTTAGAAGTACATGCTTTGGTCCCTGGTTAGATCTTTCATACACGGGTAATGATCCTGGCCTAGTACATGCCATGCTCCAACGGAAATGTGAGCGTTCAGAAAAATTAGATGCTAGTAAGTACCCTGAAGAGCAACAAGATATATGGTTTCATTTTTCTCCTAATTTTATGATTAGATTTGGTCGGCGTGAATTTTGTTTAGTCACCGGCTTTATGTTTGGTAGCCagacggacatggcacattacatccctcgAAATTATGAATCTAAGACCGCACCCATTAGACGACGTTGTTTTCCAGAACGTCCCGATGCCAGCAACATTTTGGTTAGTGATATACAAAACATCCTTATCAAAAAACAAGGTGATGTAAAGGTTCCCAAGGTTAGTGACGATGATATTGTTCGACTAGCTATAATTTTGATCGTAGAGAGAGCGTTTATGGGGAAGCAGGGGCAACATGTGGTTAGTAAACAGTTTctatggttggttgaagatttcaataaggtgaacgtgtacccatgggggtctcgtatttgggatgctacttactcagcggtgagcgaaggttttgaggttcgagaaagccaattagagagtgggGGTGGAAAGGCTTACACATTGGCTGgttttatgtgggcatttaagatttggatcctcgaggcataccgtcgtaccattaagagttttgcaaccaaaactgataaggatggagtaccaagagcattattttggaagcgttcatctgctgaaacctttacagTGTCTGACTACCTAAAACTTCTACATATAATG GATGATTGTCCGAAGAGAAAAAGACCTTTTCGTTCCCTGCACCCATCTGAGACAGAGAGAG ACGAGAAAAATACACAAGATGATAATCAAGTTGAAGAGGAGTTGGGTGGCAGTTTGAAGGAATTATTGCAGGAGGAGTCAGAGCAGACCTCGGACCCTCATCCAACACAAAAAGGCAACAAATTGCAGGAATTGTTGCGTATGGTTAATATGTTGACTAAGAGGGTGGatgatcaagaaaaggagttggcTGATTGTAAAAAGAAGCTTGATGATCATGAAAAACGTTTGAAAGAACAGGAACACCAGGAACATCAG TATGCTGATAACGAGGATGCATATGTGGATCCTCGATCTTTCTCTGACAATGATACATCTCCGAGGGTTGTTAGACGTGGGAAAAGAGAAAGAAGGCCCACTCATTTTTTAAATTCCCCTTTCACAACACCGGGCTACAGAAAACCATTGGAGAAG TTGTCTGACGAAGTAGCTTCTAGAGTAAAAAGGCTGAAAGTTTCTCATCAAGGGACTAAAGAAGCTGAGAATGTGTTGCCAATGGAAACTGAAAAGCCTACTGAAAAAGGGGCTGAAAAAGCTGTTGATAAACAAGATGAGAACGTGGCTCTGGTGTCTGAGGAGATTGAGCAAGGAGTTGATTTGCCATTGGTTAATGAAGCAGAAAAACAAGCAGACCAGCATGATGTTAGTGAATGA